The genome window gtgtgagtAGGGCTCCGACCACCGCCCCCCTCTTGCCTTGTGAATGAGTCATTACTGGTTAAAGAGACAGCGCGCACTTTTATAAAATAAGCtacttctatgcaaatgttgaTGATCAGTACAATAATATAAGTCCCAAATGGAAGATAAACAGATTGTCTGTAATCTTTAGCCCCGTCATATCATCCAAAACATGCTCACTAACTCTAATGcaacacacactcctattgaatatgTATTCACCTGTATTGGGACTCTGCCTAAACTACATCCAGTTCATCAatagagatttaccattcaaataaattGCCATTATTTTGTTATGTAGTTAGATTGATTGTATAATTTATTCATTAAAGCATACATGTCTGTCTCTGAAAAATGTGACttaaaaaatgtcaaatgtaatgatGTTGAACTCAGAAGATGCCCAGCAACTGAACAGAGCAATAGCTGAATTTCTCTGTCTGGTTCAAGGGCCATTCTGTGACTTTGGCTAATATGCCTTGTGTTGAGTATTGTGATACTAACCCTGGTATCGAAGTCAGAATTCTGGTGTCGTGACAACACTAGTCCAGCCATGCACTACAGACATCATAGTAAAACTCCTTGTAAGCTATTCCCTGATTAATTTGCTATCACAAAAGGGGTCCCCGGCCCCAAAATGTTTGAGAACCCCTCAGATAGAGGATAGGCATGACAGACACATAATTGTCTATATGGTTGAGGTAGAGGCTCTGACTGGGACTCACCACGTACGTCCTGACAGTTTCAGTGATCACACTGCGTACAGGCAGTTTGCTGGAGGACAGAATGGAGGCGGGGGAGAGCAACGAGGGTACAACTGGGGACAataggggtggaggtggagggggctGAAGGCGACTGCCAGGTCCTGATTTAGTGGCGGTGATCTTGGGTGCTGGCATCTTGGGTGGCGGCAGCGGTGGCTCGGAATTGGGAACCACCTTACTGATAACTCTGGAGATGGATAtaaagagaaacagaggagggggggggggtcaaaccaGAGCCCATGACACATTACTGCATGCGGATCAACAATACAGCTGGCTTGCTACACAGAGCCAACAGAATTTGTTCGGTACAGTATTTCTATGTATGGTTTCATAtgtgtctgtgttgtatgtgtttgATGTAACTGTAGATGTGGACAAATTAGAGTTCATTCgtaaagtacagtacagccttattctaaaattgattaaatagtgtcgtcgccccccccccccctcatcaatcagcacacaatagcccataatgacaaagcaaaaacagttttttttttgttgaaatgtttgcaaatgtattaaaaaaacaacaacaaatatcacatttacataagtattcagaccctttactcagtactttgttgaagcacctttggcagcgattacaatctcaagtcttcttgggtattaagctacaaacttggcacacctgtatttggggagtttttcccattcttctcggcagatcctctcaagctctgtcaggttggatggggagcgttgctgcacagatattttcaggtctctccagagatgttcgatcgtgttcaagtccctctggctgggacactcaaggacattcagagatttgtcccgaagccgctcctgcgttgtcttggctgtgtgcttagggtcattgtcctgttggaaggtgaaccttcacaccagtcggaggtcctgagtgctctggagcaggttttcatgaaggatctctctgtactttgctctgtacttttactgaggagtagcttcagTCTGGTCAcgccaccataaaggcctgattggtagagtgctgcagagatgggagaaccttctggaaggttctcccatctccacacaggaactctggagctctgtcaaagtgaccatcgggttcttggtcacctccctgaccaagacccttctcccccgattgttcagtttggccggctccaggaagtgtcttggtggttccaaacttcttccagttaagaatgatggaggccactgtgttcttggggagcttcaatgttgcatacattttttggtacccttccccagatctgtgcctcaacacaatcctgtctcggagatctacagacaattccttcgatctcatggcttggtttttgctctgacatgcactgtcaacgttgggaccttgtatagacaggtgtgtgcctttccaaatcatgtccaatcaattgaacttaccacagctcgactccaagttgtagaaacatctcaaggatgatcaatggaaacaggatgcacctgaactaaatttcgagtctcatagcaaagggtctgaatacttacgtaaataaggtatctcttatttaatcaattttagaatacagatgtaatgtaacaaaatgtggaaaaatgaaggggtctgaatactttccgaatgctctgtaagTTAAATGAAGGGACATATAAATGGACAGAaagtttaattgaattgagaaacATACATTTTGTCCTGGCCAGCCCCAACCCTTAGGGTAAGCCTGGGGATGACTGGTGATGGGACAGCCACTGGAGTCTCCACCCTCACCTGTGACAGAGGGAAGAAAGGAGAGCAACCAGTTAGTCACTGTTATAAACGCTACACTATAAATCAATACTGGAGAAACACAACTTACCTTTTCGAGCCTAATCCTCTCtttttccttctctttctccttctcccgtTTTTCCttgtctttctccttctctttcctcttctcctctttctccctctccttctccttggaTTTTTCCCTCTCCTTTTCCTTCTCCTTGTCTttatctttcttcttcttcttctccttcttgtcTTTCTTCTTGTCCTTCTCTTTGCTCTTCACATCCTTTTCCTGGAGGATAGGCGGAAGAGGAGGCAGCATGGAGGGGATGCGGAGACACGTCGATGGGCTGAACAGGGCAGGCATGTCACCCAAACCGAACGGGGTGAGGGAGGATATCTTCTGCCGATCCTTACCCTTGTCCCGCTTGTCTTTGCCCTTCTTGCTCTTCTCCTTGTCCTTTTTTTTGTCTTTGTGTTTGTCCTTCTCCTTCCTGCCACTGCCATCCCCTCCATCTCGCGACTTGATCTTGATCACGGAGCCCTCTGGTCCGCcgaaccctgacctctgacccaggAAGTGTTCCCTGAGGTCATCGTCCTTGTTACCGAAGTCCTTCCATGGCATCTTGGCCTCCTTGGAGAAAGAATCTTTGCTCTTATCCCTGTTCTTATCCTTGTTCTTCTCTTTCATCTTCCCCTTGTCCTTatccctctctttatcttttggcttctctcctttctccttcttCTTCATCTTTGTCTTCAGCTCCTTCTTGAGTTTCTTCTTGATGTCAGCCGAGGAGACAAGCTTGTTCTTCTCCTCGTACATCTTGAGGAGGGGCTCAGGGGTCGGGGGCGAGGCGGATGCTGAGGACAGGTATGACTCGCCTTGGGGGTGTCCCGCATTGGGACCTCCCTGGTTTACTTTACGTAGGACCTCGTTGATGGAGTCGTCCATGGTCCAGTTCCCGGGGCCACTGCCTGCGTTGACGTGAAGCGGTGTAGAAGTGTCTTTACCCAGGCTGTTGGCACCCAGTGAGAGCTTAGGCGTTCCGCCTGGCTCCATGATAGTAAGCCTCCGTGGAGAGGAGAAGCCATCACTCTCTGACTCGGAGCCTGATGAGAAGGCAAACGGGTCAGGCTCTCGCTCAGCGCATGCCCTAGCAATCACAGCGTCGATAGAATCGTCAATATCAGCGTTGTCGCTGCCAGGTTCGCAGAGTTTATCAGAGACGAAACCCGCCAGCTCGCGGTCCTCCAGGCTTTGCCGCACGTGGATGTTTTCCTTCCCCATCCTCTCGCTGAGGGCCGACAGGGGAAGTCTCTGTAGGGCCAGGGCCTGAGCCTCTGCTTTTCCCTGGGAGTGAGAACCAGACTTGACTCCAGAACCCATCTTGGGGCTCTTGGGACTTTTAGGGCTCTTGGTCCGGCCCGGGGACTTTTTCCGCTCCTTGGAAGATTTGGGCGAGCGGATGGGGCTGCCTGACATAGCCCCACCAGCATTGACCCCCTTTGGGGACTTAGTCCGTGGCCTACCAGGGGATGAGCCTTTGGGCCCTTTGCGGCCTTGACCGCCATGAGACTTATGATCAGAGTGTCTCCCTGGGGTCACCGGCTGGGGTCTGAACAATGTCGGAGGCCCAGGTGTCTCTGGAGACAGAGACATTGAACCCATGCTGTCGTGGGAATGGGAGGCCATCATGCCTGGAGGGACACGCTGAGGGTTGAGGGAGGTGAGGGGCTCCCTGGGCTCCATGCTCCAATCGGGGCTGAAGCCGGGGTGCATGCGAGGCCTCTTGGAGGTGGGCATCATACCCATGGCGGCGTCGGGGCTGTCTAGGTGTCTCTTCACAGGGTGGTTCTCATCGTTCACCACCTCGTCGTCATCCATGTCCTCGTCTGTATCGTCCAGCGGGACCTGCATGGCCTCGGCAGAGGTGCCCATGTCCGCCAgggcttcttcctcctcctcctcttctatagatgggagaagagagagagggagagaggatgagacaCAGCAAAGAGTTCATCACTGCCATTCAATCAATCTCGCCCTCTGATTAGTATTGTATTAAAGgacaaagaaaagaaaaaagcACTGATTATCTGTCCATCGTAACCCCATTAACGCACAAAAGCACGCACGCGTGTCTCACGTAGGGCGGTTGCGGTGAACATATTACCGCTACTCCAGCAGTGATGAGTCATAACCGCAGTCAAACGgtcacggtaatctcctcttaGGCACTCTGGACATGCATTCAGTACACAACTCGTTATCAACTGTCAGGTGCTAATGGCCGGGTACTCagtgctctactgtccctctaaccactctgacatcaatgcaaatgcattCGAAAATCCCATCAATCGCTCATCAGAACAGTATCATGCTTTTAAAACTGACCTCactgatcaatttgaagaaagaagttcgaacaacaggttgaaactgagtggaaaacatggtcgttgtggatgttgtttcaacgCCAAACACAACTAAACGGACAGTGCTTTCTAAGATTAAATCAAAACCCCCAtaagcatacagtgccttcagaaagtattcatacccctcgacATTCcaaattgtgttgtgttacagcctgaatttacaccctataccccattatgacaaagtgaaaacctgAAAACCTTCAATCCAAACCTGCACAATTGGATTGAACAATatctgcccattattcttttcaaaattcttcgagctctgtcaaattgaatattattattctgtacttcttttcactctgtcaattaggttagtattaagGTGTTacgacaatgttgttgatccatcctcagttttctcctatcacagtcaaTAAACTctgaaactgttttaaagtcaccattggccccatggtgaaatccctgagtggtaattgagttaggaaggacgcctgtatttttgtagtgactgggtgttttgctaaaccatccaaagtgtaattaataactccaccatgttcaaagggatattcagcttttttttttttttaccgatctaccaataagtgccctTCTTTTCTTtgcccctggtctttgtggttgaatctgtgtttgaaattcactgctagaCTGAAagatcttacagataattgtatgtgtggggtacagagatgaggtagtcattcaaaaatcatgttaaacactattattgcacaccgattgagtccatgcaacttacgtgacttgttaagcaaatgtttactcctgaatttatttaggcttgccataacatttttttaattaatttgtaaaaataatttcactttaacattatggggtattgtgtctaggcCTGTGACACAAAATCAGAATTTaaatcattttaaattcaggcacaacaaaatgtggaagaagtcaagggttgtgaatactttctgaagacactgtatatgcTCTGTGTGAGTGCCATTTAGATCTCTGGAAATTTTATCTCCCTTTGGTTTAGATTATCCCCATTATGCAAAGTAATATTTCTAAATGGGTAGGCCTATTCAATCTTGTATCAACATTGGGATTTTGTATCACATTAGTGTCTGGATGTTCTCTCATTAACCACAATGCACTGCAACAACTTTCTTATTTGTGAAACTATTCCACCCGATTACCTTAACAGCATTCACACCTTACTAGTATTGGATAACGAGGCGAGGGGATCTCACTCTCGAGCAATTTGACTAGAGTTAAGTGATTTGGCAGCTTAATTTTtatattacctttatttaactaggcacgtcagttcagaacatattttcaatgacggcctaagaacagtgggttaactgccttgttcaggggcagaacgacatatttttaccttgtcagctcggggattcgatcctgcaacctttcggtcactagttcaacgctctaaccactatgctacctgccgccccggcttttaaacatttataaacattccgaaaaacatatttccactttgacattatggggtattgtgtgtaggctagcaGGAAACAAAagtcaatttaatcaattttaaattcagactatttttacaaacaaaatgtggaaaaagttcatgtgtgtgaatactttctgaaggcactgtattagaGCTTATGCATAGGCCTATATGAGCCCAAGCCTGAAAAAAAATACAgaattaaaataataattgtgCCTTTATAGCATGGcagaatttatttatttttaaataaagaaTGATTTAAGAGGTCTTTgatacataattggtctagcctatactCCAAAATTAAACTAATTATAGTACTGGACTgtattatgcatactggatgggCTGGTTACCTTATGCTACGCTCCAAACTTTCTATCCATGAGTCTAGGAGAGAACCTATAGGCCTACCTTTGGCTTccatctccgcctctctctccttcattcctttctcgAGTGTGCgcagagagaggggctgtcaacagtttaatgcAATATGTTTCATTGTGAAAACATTGCTATCGATGTTCcagaacagatttcacttggtttcccaaattaagcactgggtagctgcaggaataCTGTTGGCGAGTCTATGGCATTACAGAGTTTTGGCGGAATATAACCTGTCGCACATCAAGAggctgcatgctcctcaaacagtggttgatacGTGTAGTGAAATAGGCTAAGCATATAACAtacattctgttcttctgaaatacattttcttcatatcatgattctttagacctgcctaaaataaataatgtatttattgtgatgATGTATATTAAACTAATTTATTAGactttaaatgtagatgttccaaaggcgtgCATCAGCGGCTTGTATGTGTGGAGACCTGGAGATGTTAATGTccttatgttaattaacggtcaattaccgtgaggcCGGCAGGCATTTAcatgacaataaccggctgacgaaatttcatgaccgccacagccctagtctcacacacacagttccctcaGACACACAATTAATATTGTTAAAGTCCTCACCTTCTTGCAAAGAGACCAAGGGTGGCATATAATCTGGAAtgtattccctcctctcctcGGCATCCCCCCGTACCCCCACTCCAGGCTGAGGGAACTGCAGCATGTTATTTTtgctgagggggaagagaggtgTCTGCTGGGAGAACCCCACAGGCTCCAGGTTATGGACATAGTCCTCCAGCTCGGACAGGCTCACACCCAGCAGTCTGAAGGCCTGGCCCACGTCCTCCAGTACTGGGTCTGTTCGCCCATCTAGGACGAGAGGAAAAGTGCATGCATGAGACGTGATCAAACCTTTATGTTTCCTTCTCCTTCTATGCATGCATATATGATTCATGTActatagatgggttagctgaTAACTTAAGAAACGATATGCAcacttcaatggggcagaagtctgtgttattgtgattctggatggccagatagttGGCAACAATGACTAGAAGCTTCTATGTGGGGGATCGTAGGTGGCTTGTTTCAGTtagttttatcttgttcttgataccatgttttgttttgaggtgttttgactgaagTCACGCCTATGCAATATAGCTCAAATTAGCAAGCTAGAAAACCAACAGCTGTAAGTACAtatttgagagacaagtgctcACGACATTGTGCAAATTTacttat of Salvelinus fontinalis isolate EN_2023a chromosome 12, ASM2944872v1, whole genome shotgun sequence contains these proteins:
- the LOC129866655 gene encoding transcription initiation factor TFIID subunit 3-like — its product is MCESYARSLLRVSVAQICQALGWDAVQLTACDLLSDVLHRYIQQLARGCHRYSELYGRTDPVLEDVGQAFRLLGVSLSELEDYVHNLEPVGFSQQTPLFPLSKNNMLQFPQPGVGVRGDAEERREYIPDYMPPLVSLQEEEEEEEEALADMGTSAEAMQVPLDDTDEDMDDDEVVNDENHPVKRHLDSPDAAMGMMPTSKRPRMHPGFSPDWSMEPREPLTSLNPQRVPPGMMASHSHDSMGSMSLSPETPGPPTLFRPQPVTPGRHSDHKSHGGQGRKGPKGSSPGRPRTKSPKGVNAGGAMSGSPIRSPKSSKERKKSPGRTKSPKSPKSPKMGSGVKSGSHSQGKAEAQALALQRLPLSALSERMGKENIHVRQSLEDRELAGFVSDKLCEPGSDNADIDDSIDAVIARACAEREPDPFAFSSGSESESDGFSSPRRLTIMEPGGTPKLSLGANSLGKDTSTPLHVNAGSGPGNWTMDDSINEVLRKVNQGGPNAGHPQGESYLSSASASPPTPEPLLKMYEEKNKLVSSADIKKKLKKELKTKMKKKEKGEKPKDKERDKDKGKMKEKNKDKNRDKSKDSFSKEAKMPWKDFGNKDDDLREHFLGQRSGFGGPEGSVIKIKSRDGGDGSGRKEKDKHKDKKKDKEKSKKGKDKRDKGKDRQKISSLTPFGLGDMPALFSPSTCLRIPSMLPPLPPILQEKDVKSKEKDKKKDKKEKKKKKDKDKEKEKEREKSKEKEREKEEKRKEKEKDKEKREKEKEKEKERIRLEKVRVETPVAVPSPVIPRLTLRVGAGQDKIVISKVVPNSEPPLPPPKMPAPKITATKSGPGSRLQPPPPPPLLSPVVPSLLSPASILSSSKLPVRSVITETVRTYVIRDELGNQIWICPGCNKPDDGSPMIGCDDCDDWYHWPCVGMVSAPPEDQQWFCVKCAGKKKDKKHKKRKHKVH